In one window of Rhodopseudomonas palustris HaA2 DNA:
- a CDS encoding pyruvate dehydrogenase complex E1 component subunit beta produces the protein MPTQVLMPALSPTMEKGNLSKWLKKEGDKVKSGDVIAEIETDKATMEVEAADDGTLGKILIPEGTNDVAVNTPIATILGDGESAADADKAPDPAAQNKSSQSAPPAAASEAAEPKSAPAQSAPEAPAVSAAADPDIPAGTEMVTQTIREALRDAMAEEMRRDPDVFVMGEEVAEYQGAYKVTQGLLQEFGARRVIDTPITEHGFAGVGVGAAMTGLKPIVEFMTFNFAMQAIDQIINSAAKTLYMSGGQLGCSIVFRGPNGAASRVAAQHSQDYSAWYAQIPGLKVVAPSTAADYKGLLKAAIRDPNPVIFLEHEMMYGQSGEVPKLDDFVIPIGKARIARAGEHVTLISWSHGMTYALKAAEELAKDGIDAEVIDLRTLRPLDTETIIASVKKTGRAVAVEEGWQQNGVGAELAARIMEHAFDYLDAPVKRVSGKDVPMPYAANLEKLALPSVAEVVEAAKAVCYR, from the coding sequence ATGCCAACTCAAGTTCTGATGCCCGCGCTGTCGCCGACCATGGAGAAGGGCAACCTTTCGAAATGGCTCAAGAAGGAAGGCGACAAGGTCAAGAGCGGCGACGTGATCGCGGAGATCGAGACCGACAAGGCGACGATGGAAGTCGAAGCCGCCGATGACGGCACGCTCGGCAAGATCCTGATCCCCGAAGGCACCAACGACGTCGCGGTCAACACCCCGATCGCCACTATCCTCGGCGACGGCGAAAGCGCCGCCGATGCCGACAAGGCACCCGATCCTGCCGCGCAGAACAAGAGCTCGCAGTCTGCACCGCCGGCCGCAGCATCGGAAGCCGCTGAACCGAAGTCAGCGCCTGCGCAGAGTGCTCCGGAAGCGCCCGCTGTCTCGGCTGCCGCAGATCCAGACATTCCCGCCGGCACCGAAATGGTGACGCAGACCATCCGCGAAGCGCTGCGTGACGCGATGGCCGAGGAGATGCGTCGCGATCCCGACGTGTTCGTGATGGGCGAGGAAGTCGCCGAGTATCAGGGCGCCTACAAGGTGACGCAGGGGCTGCTGCAGGAGTTCGGCGCGCGCCGCGTGATCGACACCCCGATCACCGAGCACGGCTTCGCCGGCGTCGGCGTCGGCGCGGCGATGACCGGGCTGAAGCCGATTGTCGAATTCATGACCTTCAACTTCGCCATGCAGGCGATCGACCAGATCATCAATTCCGCCGCCAAGACGCTGTACATGTCCGGCGGGCAACTCGGCTGCTCGATCGTCTTCCGCGGCCCCAACGGCGCGGCCTCGCGCGTCGCCGCGCAGCACAGCCAAGACTACTCGGCCTGGTACGCGCAGATTCCCGGCCTCAAGGTGGTCGCGCCGTCGACCGCCGCCGACTACAAGGGCCTGCTCAAGGCAGCGATCCGCGATCCCAACCCGGTGATCTTCCTCGAACACGAGATGATGTACGGGCAGTCCGGCGAAGTGCCGAAGCTCGACGATTTCGTCATTCCGATCGGCAAGGCGCGCATCGCGCGCGCGGGCGAGCACGTCACGCTGATCTCGTGGTCGCACGGCATGACCTACGCGCTGAAGGCGGCCGAGGAACTGGCCAAAGACGGCATCGACGCCGAAGTGATCGACCTGCGCACGCTGCGGCCGCTCGACACCGAGACGATCATCGCCTCGGTGAAGAAGACCGGCCGCGCGGTGGCGGTCGAGGAGGGCTGGCAGCAGAACGGCGTCGGCGCCGAACTCGCTGCGCGGATTATGGAGCACGCGTTCGATTATCTGGATGCGCCGGTCAAGCGCGTGTCGGGCAAGGACGTGCCGATGCCTTACGCAGCCAATCTCGAGAAGCTGGCGCTGCCGAGCGTCGCCGAAGTCGTCGAGGCGGCCAAAGCCGTCTGCTATCGGTGA
- the pdhA gene encoding pyruvate dehydrogenase (acetyl-transferring) E1 component subunit alpha → MAAPKKSAAKEAGQDKDPAPNKPRVPDFSKEQELRAFRDMLLIRRFEEKAGQLYGMGAIGGFCHLYIGQEAVVVGMQMALREGDQVITGYRDHGHMLACDMDAKGVMAELTGRRGGYSKGKGGSMHMFSMEKHFYGGHGIVGAQVSLGTGIAFANRYRDNGSVCLAYFGDGASNQGQVYESFNMAELWKLPVVYVIENNRYAMGTSVTRSSAQTDFSKRGISFNIPGEQVDGMDVRAVKAAGDKAVAHCRAGNGPYILEMQTYRYRGHSMSDPAKYRTREEVDKIRNDQDPIEQVRQRLLGQDMTEDDLKKIDAEIRKIVNEAADFAQNDPEPDPAELYTDVYR, encoded by the coding sequence ATGGCCGCACCCAAGAAGAGCGCCGCGAAAGAGGCGGGGCAGGACAAGGACCCTGCACCGAACAAGCCGCGGGTCCCGGATTTCTCGAAGGAACAGGAGCTGCGCGCGTTTCGCGACATGCTGCTGATCCGCCGCTTCGAAGAGAAAGCCGGCCAGCTCTACGGCATGGGTGCGATCGGCGGATTCTGCCATCTCTATATCGGCCAGGAAGCCGTCGTCGTCGGCATGCAGATGGCGCTGCGCGAGGGCGATCAGGTCATCACTGGCTATCGCGACCACGGCCACATGCTCGCCTGCGACATGGACGCCAAGGGCGTGATGGCCGAGCTGACCGGCCGCCGCGGGGGCTACTCCAAGGGCAAGGGCGGCTCCATGCATATGTTCAGCATGGAGAAGCACTTCTACGGCGGCCACGGCATCGTCGGCGCGCAGGTCTCGCTCGGCACCGGCATCGCCTTCGCCAACCGCTATCGCGACAATGGCAGCGTCTGCCTGGCCTATTTCGGCGACGGCGCCTCCAATCAGGGGCAGGTCTACGAGAGCTTCAACATGGCGGAGCTGTGGAAGCTCCCCGTGGTCTACGTCATCGAGAACAACCGCTACGCGATGGGCACGTCGGTGACGCGTTCGTCGGCGCAGACCGACTTCTCCAAGCGCGGCATCTCGTTCAACATTCCCGGCGAGCAGGTCGACGGCATGGACGTCCGCGCGGTCAAGGCCGCGGGCGACAAGGCGGTGGCGCATTGCCGCGCCGGCAACGGCCCCTACATCCTGGAGATGCAGACCTATCGCTATCGTGGCCACTCGATGTCGGACCCGGCGAAGTACCGGACCCGCGAGGAGGTCGACAAGATCCGCAACGATCAGGACCCGATCGAGCAGGTGCGGCAGCGTCTGCTCGGGCAGGACATGACCGAGGACGATCTGAAGAAGATCGACGCCGAGATCCGCAAGATCGTCAACGAGGCGGCCGATTTCGCGCAGAACGATCCCGAGCCAGATCCCGCCGAACTCTACACCGATGTGTATCGCTGA
- a CDS encoding FtsB family cell division protein, whose product MVTRSRLKSILAGVALYAIAAAAIAYFGINAYTGRYGLTAQQELDQEIIALTSELVRLKHERAEGEKRVALLRSDRLDPDMLDERVRYQLDFANPADLVRMHPQR is encoded by the coding sequence ATGGTCACCCGGAGCCGCCTCAAATCGATCCTTGCCGGCGTCGCGCTGTACGCGATCGCGGCGGCGGCGATCGCGTATTTCGGGATCAACGCCTATACCGGGCGCTACGGGCTCACGGCGCAGCAGGAGCTCGACCAGGAGATCATCGCACTGACCTCTGAACTGGTGCGGCTGAAACACGAGCGTGCCGAGGGCGAAAAGCGCGTGGCGCTGCTGCGGTCGGATCGCCTCGACCCGGACATGCTCGATGAGCGTGTGCGCTATCAGCTCGACTTCGCCAATCCGGCCGATCTGGTGCGGATGCATCCGCAGCGCTGA